Below is a window of Humulus lupulus chromosome 2, drHumLupu1.1, whole genome shotgun sequence DNA.
CATACACTCTTTGAAAGCCCCGGAGCAATGATGAGTCTTGCCGCCCCCTATTCTTTCCTCTACACTcaatatatcattaaaatccCCTAGCAAAAGCCACGGGTTTCTCACTGTTGTTGCAACTTCTTTCAAGTCAGCCCATAACATATTCCTACCAATTTCCTCATTGAAAGCATACACAAATGTAATAAGAAATCTTTCCTTGTTAATTACCGTGATAACTTCCAAATGCACAATTTGACTAGTACAATGCATTATATTAACCGAGAACATACTCGGATTCCAACTAATAATTATTCTCCCACCTTTATGCCACGCATTATTTGATGTAAAGCACCACCCTGAGAACATATTAAGATATACAGACCCTAAATTCTTGATCTGCACTCTAGTTTCAAGGATACCAACTAAACCCACATTCATGGTGTATATTAATCTCTtcacctcctcttgcttgtgGCGTTTATTGATCCCCCTAACATTCCAACTTAGAATTCTATCCATTCCCAATGGGAGGTCCACCCCCTCCCACTGTATGTTCTTGTTCCTGCATTGCCTGAGAACTTTCTCCAATTTCCCCTAACACCTGAAAGTTGTTCGAAATCATGGTCTGCTCAACTACAGAAGAAATCACTTTCCCTTTCTTCTTAACCGGAACAAAGACTTCATCATCaattcctttttccttctttggtGCCTTCTCTTTCGCATCATCCTTCTTGACCACCCACATCTGTTTCCcttcctctcttttctcttcctttttctcaACTTTCTTCCTACACACCTCAGCAGTATGCCCCATTCCGTGGCAAAAACCACTAGTCACTGGAAGCCATTCATATTTGATTGGTAATGTGACATCTTGATCTAGCTCATTTGTAAAAGAGACCTCCCCTGGAAATTCTTGATGAAGCTGAATTTCTACCAAAACTCTAGCAAAATTAAGTCGTTCCTTATTCTTTGTCACATCGGTCTAGCTGAATTGGAGTACCCAATTGACCCACAATCTTGAATAAGGATTGTTCCCCCCAATATCTAATATCCAATCCCGGAATTTGGATCCAAGTTGGTACCGATGATACATCCTCTTTTGAGTAGTCCGTATAAGGTTCCCATTGTTTCATGATCACTGGTTTCTTATCAAAAAATAAGAATCCTCCTTCCAAAACTGAATTTCGTTTCTCCTCTGTTAAAAACCGAATAATGAAAACTCCAGGAGAAAGCATACCAACCTTGTCCACATCCCCTTTCCACATTCTTCTGCAGAAACCATCTAAAACACTAAATGGTGGGTGTGCCCCTAGAACATAACAAACCATTGAAGGTTTCCAGTACTCAATCTCCTCTTTAATATCATCATATTCAATTTTAACTCCATTTTTCGGCCTCTTCTTCCCCCCAATATCATTATCCCCAAATCTGTTACTCAGGTTTTGAACAATATGCGAAGAATGTAAAATTGGAGGAGTTGTAGCCTTACCTGATTTCATATTAGATTTGCATCTCATAGTTACTTCCAGGTAACTAGCCACATCCATACGAACCTCCTGATCTTGTTGAAACCTCTTCATTAGAGCCCGAGGAGAAGAAGGACTTTGTTTCTCCATTTCTGACTGCATTAGACTGCTCTGCACTATGCCGGGATCTGGTTGAGATCACAGATCTGGACCCAGCGCCTCCCCGAAGCCACCTTCCTCATCCATCGAGTCTCTGTCTTCTTCCCCTGCGTCCGAGAAGTCAATGGCGGAAACTCCTGTTACCTCATCAACCGTTCTGGTTTTTTGGACATCCGCAGACGTCGGACCTCGTCTCCTCGCCGCCCTTACCACCGGCGAGATCTCCACCTTCCGTTTAGCCTTCCCTTTCTTCCCTGTTCCTCTTGCCATGGCTCCAGCACTTGCTGAGAGAAAGTTTCGAAGAGAGAGAAAACTTTTTTTCTATTTGAATTTAtgatcacattattatgttaGTATATTTTGTGTTAATTTTCTGCATGTTTTCTTTATTATAGTagttaataataaaattaatagaatttttttattaaaccGAGAGAATGGGAATTTTGGAGAAAGGAGCCAAAAAACAAAAATTAGATTCCCAATTTTTTAATACAAGTGGACTGGTAAGTAGGAATAATTCATAATGCCAACTTATAACCTCAACAGTAGTAgtaaaataacaaaatatatcAGTTGACAAATTCAGTGCAAAAACTAACCGAAAATAGTATTTCAGTTTACCTACATTTACTAAAACAAAGCATGTAAAGGTAATATTTAGTTTTCAAAATTCAGTTGGAAACCACTAAAATGGGCAATAAAGCATAATTTGATGTATCATATACTGAAAGGTTAAATGAAGCCATAATTACTGCTACATAAAATAGATCGAAATTTTCCATTTTCCCCAACGACTAATAACAAATAAACCATGGTCCATCAAATGGCTTTCTGGCCACAATAATTTTGCCCTGATGTGTCACAGTTTTTATGAAACTCTATCTAGATGAGTAAAAAGATCAAAGCTTATAGATACAAAGACCAAAAATTCACAGTTCACTGTATTTTCTTTGTTCTATTTTTGTTACATTTCCTTCCAAGGAAGAAATAAACAATTTCCAATCATTCATGAACTAAGAGATGACGGTTAAACCGTCATATATACATTGTTTATTGCAAGAACCTCGGCAAATCAAATCACTACAAAATATGCAAAGAAACTTTCCTCAATGAACATTCTGAGACAATGTTCCTCCACTTACTAGTTCTATCAAGTCTAACTTGTTGGTAAAGGAATAAAATTAATCCCATTTTGATCCATCCCAAACTTCTCAACCCCTAAAACTCTGAGGCCAGTTATGTTGTCTACTGCAGTGTCGTTAGAGACAGCTCTTATGTATTTTGTTTACAACCACAAGTGCAATTCTCAAGTTCAGTATGGAGCTTCTGTAtttataaaagaagaaaaaaaaatagacatcAAGTTCACAAAATGGCTTAAACAAGAGAAACGATAATTTAATGATAATCAATTGTTAAAAATATTTGATAATTTAATCCTTAAGATATCATTGTATCCCTCTATCTTTTTACTTGAAATTTGTTGAGTCAATTTAAAAAGATGACATCTACCCACAAGCAAAATTAATGTTATAAAACACAGATACAAGCTCTCCATAATTTAATATCCTTAGCTAAGTGAAAAGGTGCGATGAAGACTTTGCTAGCTCATTATTTCAATCCTAAGCTATCATAAGATTATCATGGCTATATAAATAGAGAGATGGCAGGATAATGCCTATCATTAACTATGATTGCCTTCAATAATACTAATTCATGGATTTTGTGGCAttcttaatttcttattattAACACCCAAGTTATAAAACTTATGATTCATGATTATTCAAACTAGACATTTccttaaagaaaaattaaatgagAATAAATAAAGAACATTGCTCTATTTATTTCTCTTTATGGCATTGTCACAAACCTTGACTTGGTTTTGAAGACCCTTGATATGTTGAACAGCCAAGTCCAACATGTCTGCATAGCTTGTTTGCTGCAACAACAATTTAAAAGAAAAGAAGTCAGATTCATTGGTACTAGTTTGTGGTTGAACAAAACCAGCTTCCATGATACAAGCTCACACACACTTCAATCTAGATTGACTAAAACATTAATGGTTCTGCTTCTGTCTACAATGGATGCATCCGTGGAACTTTCCACCACTGACTTGTAATGTCCTCTTTCTCTTTCAATAACAATGCTTGAGCCCAATGACCTACTTGTATGTATTGGAGGCAATATAATTCTAGCTTCAATTTCGGAATTAGCAAGTACCCTTAAATTATTCAACTATTTCATGAAATTACATATCTGTATAATGGATGGTTTcaataatgaaataattaaaaatgaaaaccTATAGTTTTTCCTGATTACCATACAAGTGCGGCTAACTAATAAAGTAATTCTTTAAACAAAGAATATTCACAGCTAGTAATTAACATCAACTCAATCATATTTTGAACAGAAATTTTCATGAGAGACAGCTATATCATCTTGAGGAATCCAAACACGTGCCTTAAAGACTATGAAGCACCATCGTATTGCAAACTCTCaagagaagaaattttagaaatgcATAATGCCATGACCCAAGTTAGAACAAAATAAATTCTCAGACAACGTATGCTACGGTGCCCCACTTATCCAAAAATACAAAAAAACTAGACATCTCTTCTGATGGACCAAACTTTTGACATAGCCATACTAATAATCACAGATGTTTCAGTCCTCAGTAGCTGTTTCCTTGAAATTGTGCACATGCAGTAagtaatatattatttttctttcttctttttacaCAAATAATAGATTTCTATATGTTTAAAAATAACATTGGAATGCATTATTCATCGGATGAGGGCTTAACTTTGAAAGGTCAAACAGTTTTTTAACAGAAAAGATAGTCAGTGACATAAACATAAGAGAGTTTCAGAAATACGAAACTGTTACCTTATCCATGTTTGGAACAAGATcctgaagtttcttcagtttcccACTTATTCTAGTTCTCCTCTCCTGTATATATTTACAGATATGAGGTATCTGAAGTCAGTACAATATTATAGGATAAATATACCCAGATAGATAAAAGTTCACATTAATGCCTTCGTATTTTTTAAAAGAGAAAGGACAAAGGAGTAAGGACTACTTGTGAGCGACCAATTATACTACCAAACGTTGACTtggttgttaaacatacaaaccaaaaatatatatataaagggaagaaagaaaaactagccCTCATGAGATGCCATATATTAAGATGACTGCTAACATATATCCTTCTATACACAATGATTTTCTCCAAAGTGGAGGAATAAAAAAATCCCTactgtgtgtgagagagagagagagagaaaacttgTGGACTAGAATAGAAAAGGGCAATAaaattatttcttaaaaatacACTAACCCTTTCCGCAATGCTTCGTGGATGAGTTGCACAGCCTCGCTTTGCACGGATTTTGCAAGGGACAGAGTCTTCGGGAATGTGAAGTAATTTCTCCACAGCTGCCATTTCTAGAGTCGTCTGTGGAAGGCTAAACTGAAACttacaacaaataaaaaatataactataacTTTATCTACTTATCTAGAGCTTCATGTGAATATTAGAAGTGATCTAAAAAGGAAATATATGGTTTTTTTAAATTTCCAAAACTCAACCCCCCAAAAGGTGGAAATCTGATAACATCATTATAGGTatttatttgtaaatatatttcaCTTAACACATGTATAGAGTGTGGAAGTCCGAGAATTCTAGTAATAAAAAAGTATACGAAGGTACATTACAAGTCAACTTTGATGAACCACATCTGGTAAGATTAACTGAACTTCAATTTATTAATCAACTTCAAAAGTTGAATAAGAAGTATTCTCTAGTATCAATTTTTAATATCACTGTAAAGACCACAAGGTACAAGTGCGTGCACGTGATTCACATCTACTGAAACAGAAGTCATTATAACCTTAAAAACTATAAACTGTTCTATTACTAAGTCATacaatttgattttgttttccaTACTCAGTTTGGTGATGCAGAATATGCACTATTGAGATTACCGGAACACGTGTGATCATGAATAAAAGGTTTATTTGATTAGCAATCACAATCACAACTTGAAACAAGAAAGTAGGAGTTAAAGTACCTGAGTATCCAGAACATTCAGACAGTTATATAAGTCTCCATCCATATTCTTAGCTCGTTTGCTTTGAGGAGCAGAGAAAACAATTGAATTGGTATTATTATCCCAGGAGTCCATTCCAAAGCTAGTGGCAAAAGAATGACTTGCATTATGGTGACCATTTTCAGAGCTCATACCATCAATCACATTTTCACTTACTTCAGAAATTTGAGAAAGACAATCCTGTCTGGTAAAGCTCAACTGAGACTTCAACCTTGATACTCCAGGGCCACAATTGGTGCCACCTTGAGAGCCATAACCTCCAGTTCCCCTCGTCACAGAAAAACCTGCAGTTCACAACATTCTCAGGAAACGTGAGAAGATTATACATAACTAACCCTCTCATCGATTACTATACATGTATCCCACATCGAAAGAGAGAGTATCGGAACATCGATCCATTTATAATAACGTCACCACATCACCTAATAGAAAGGTTTTGTTGTACAATATTTCTCTTCACAAAATTCTaatcttttaaaattataatatgatataaaatatatattaaacccATCACAATGGTTTTGATGTAGAATATGTTGCTTCACAAAATtctatttattcattttttttatattcgtcaaatttacatttttttttaaatggataaACTTCATTCAAtcatctttcaaaaaaaaaaaaacttcattcaATCACATAACAATTACGCAGTAGGAATCGGTATATCAGCCCCATATGCCGAATACACGGGAGAAAATCCCCATTACAAACGCCACAAGCTTTTGTAGATAAAGTTAATTAAAGTAAACTATGAACAAAATTACAATCTATTTAAATATTATCTTATGTTATATTTCTTTTTATgcctattaatattaaaaaatattatccatcataaataaaatattataaatttttatttttcacaCACAACTTGTTCCTTGAATCATATAGAAACAAAAACAGCTATTGTAATTCTATTTTT
It encodes the following:
- the LOC133818987 gene encoding transcription factor bHLH128 isoform X1, with the protein product MYNSNSSSSSQKPTGQPPTGLTRYGSAPGSLLATAVDSVIGAEREFNTLRSPLGGHYFSGDSSSITSDSSCKVNSSLHRSHGLNEIAARIGSSSSSSSSSASASVSASPSSSLVRQRSSPAGFFSHLGNVVTDKNGFSVTRGTGGYGSQGGTNCGPGVSRLKSQLSFTRQDCLSQISEVSENVIDGMSSENGHHNASHSFATSFGMDSWDNNTNSIVFSAPQSKRAKNMDGDLYNCLNVLDTQFQFSLPQTTLEMAAVEKLLHIPEDSVPCKIRAKRGCATHPRSIAERERRTRISGKLKKLQDLVPNMDKQTSYADMLDLAVQHIKGLQNQVKKLHTELENCTCGCKQNT
- the LOC133818987 gene encoding transcription factor bHLH128 isoform X2, whose translation is MYNSNSSSSSQKPTGQPPTGLTRYGSAPGSLLATAVDSVIGAEREFNTLRSPLGGHYFSGDSSSITSDSSCKVNSSLHRSHGLNEIAARIGSSSSSSSSSASASVSASPSSSLVRQRSSPAGFFSHLGNVVTDKNGFSVTRGTGGYGSQGGTNCGPGVSRLKSQLSFTRQDCLSQISEVSENVIDGMSSENGHHNASHSFATSFGMDSWDNNTNSIVFSAPQSKRAKNMDGDLYNCLNVLDTQFSLPQTTLEMAAVEKLLHIPEDSVPCKIRAKRGCATHPRSIAERERRTRISGKLKKLQDLVPNMDKQTSYADMLDLAVQHIKGLQNQVKKLHTELENCTCGCKQNT